The window GAAGAGCCCCGGAAAGGCGCGTCCAGATCGCCACGGCGATGTTCTCGGCGGTCGGATTGATCCCGCGCAGGAAGTCCACGTCGAAGTTGAGATGGCGGCGCTCGAGATTGCGGACGACGCGTTCGTCGACGATCCGCTTGAGCTCCTTGAAGTCCATGACGTAACCGGTCTCGGGGTCGATATCCCCCTCGACGGTGACTTCCAGTCCGTAGGTGTGCCCGTGTCCGTGGTCGTGATTGCACTTGTCGAAGACGCGGCGATTCCATTCCGGGTCCCGGCGCTCGTTGTGGAGGCGGTGGGCGGCCGCGAAATGGTGCGTCGAGGTCAATTGAACCTTCATCGACCGATCTTACTTCGGCGGGAAAAAGGCCCGGCGGCGGCTTCCCCCGTGGCATCCGGGCGCGCAATTTGCAAGTCCGTCGCCCGAACGTACAGGAAGCCTGAGGAGGCGATTTTGCGTCTCGGAGGTGGAAGCCGTAACGAGGAGGTCAGAACGTGAAAACTCATTCTCTCGCCATGACTTTGACCCCGCTGCCCGAAGACGCGGCGCCCGCCGATCGATCCCGGCCGGCCCGCCTGCGCCGCCGCTCCCGCCCCTCTTCCCGGAATGTGTCGTCGACGATCCGGCAGGCTCTCGAGATCGCCGGCGAGACGCTCTGGGTGCTGCTCCTTTTTCTCGTGATCGGGTTCGTGGTCGCCAAGGCTCCCCAGATCAATGCCGCGATCGACCAGATCAGCGGAGGCTCGTCGGCCCCCGTCTCGCCCTCGCCGGATCCTTCGCAGGAAGCCCAGATCCGGGATCTGCAGGCGCGGTTCGCCCGGTACGAAGGCAAGCTCGCTCCCCTCGAGAAAGGCTACGCACAGCTCAGGCAGCGGCACGCCGACCTGCTCAAGGCGTATGCCGCCCTCCAGAAGGCTCGCGTCCGGGAGGCGACCTCCGAAGCTTCCGTCGCCGAGGCGCACTCGGTCGCCGCTCCCTGATCGCGGCAGACCGACGCGAACCCCGATCCGCCCCGGTGGCCCGCTTGTTGCTCTTTCGTGTGGGCGGGAGGCGCGATGCGGAACACCTTCTCGTGGTCCTGCTCGTCCTGCGGCGAATACAACGTCACCGATCTGAAGGAGAGGAACGCCGCCCTGCTGCGATGCCTCTTCTGTTTCCAACCCGTCCAGCCGGTTCCGTCTCTCGACTCGCGCCCGAAAGTGCGGCTCTCGGACGAGTGGCTGGGCGACGAGCTCATCCGCCCCCTGTTCGGACCGGACGTCACGCCCGACCCCGGCGGACGCTGACCCCGCGCGCGAGCGCGCATCCGGGACTCCTCCTCAGAGCTCGAGGAAGTGGTGGACGAGCGAGACGACGCGATCCGGGTCGTAGGGTTTCCGGACGTGTTCCGCAACGTCGAGGACCTTGCCGGTCGTCGAAGCTCCCCAGGCGGACAGCATGAGCACGGGGATCCCGGCGAGCCGCGGATCGTTCTTTCGCTCCTCGAGAAACTCCTCGCCGGTCATCAGCGGCATCAGGTTGTCGAGAAGGATGACGGCCGGAAGGGGCGCGTCGCGAAGCATGTCGAGCGCCTGTCGCCCGTTCTGCGCCGATTTCACCGTGCAGCCGCTCGACCGGAGCAGCAGGCCGAGGCTTTCCCGGCAATCCCGGTCGTCCTCGACGATCAGGACGTAGCGGCCGGCGCCGTCGGGGGAAACGCGGTCCCCGAGGCGCTCGTCGGAGTCGTAGGGCGAACCTCCTCCGGAAGGGTCGGCGGCGCACCGCTCCACGATCGCGAAGGAAAACGAAATGGCGGGGGCGACTTCGGGCGCGTTCATCGGAGACCTCCGGCGGATGGCGCGCCGGCAGCCTCCCCACCGCTTTGAGCACCAACCAGATTCCAGTATCTCACGAATCGCGCTTTCTCGCCTTCTGACGAGCGCGACTTTCCCCGAGACCGGCGGCGAGGCGGGGTTTTCACGGCACGGCGGGCCCTCGGCGTTCTCGAAACGACGAGCCGCGTTACCATTCGCCCGTGCCCCTTTCCCCTCTCGAGCAGCGCGTCCGACACGGGATCTACGCCGCCTGGATCGCGTCGGGCGCTCCGCCGACCGCCGAGCAACAGGCGGCCGCTCTCGCGGTTTCGGCCGACGACGTTCGCGAGGCGCGCCGCGCCCTCGCCGCCGCCCACGCGCTCGTGATCGACGCGGACGCCGAGATCCGGATCGCGCATCCGCTCTCCGCTTCTCCGACCGGCTTCGAAGTGTCGGCCGCGGGAAGGACGTTCCACGGCAACTGCATCTGGGACTCGCTCGCGATCCCCGCGATGCTCGCCGGCGACGCGTCGATCGCGGCTTCCTGCGGCGACTGCCAGGAGCCGATGGAGGTCCGGATCGAAGACGGAGACCTCGTCGGGGCGGAGCTCGCGAGCGACGCTCGCGCGATGCACGTCGCGGTCCCGGCGGCGAGCTGGTGGGACGACGTCGTGTACACGTGCAAGACGATCCTCCTCTTCCGCGACGACGCGCACGTCTCGCGCTGGTGCGGCCGCTGGCGCGTCCCCCGCGGCGCCGCGATTCCGCTCCGTCAGGCGTGGCTGCTCGCGCGCGCCTGGTACGGCAACCGGATGGATCCGGACTGGCAGCCGCGCCCGCGCTCGGAGGCGCAGAAGATCCTCGAGAGCGTCGGATTGACGGGAAGCTTCTGGAGGTTTTGACACGTCGGTTTTGCGACGGCTCGACCGCGCGCTCGGAGCTCAGCCACGCTGGGTCGAGCATTGACAGGCCGAGAGGCGCGTGGTCAAATCCGCTCCTCTTTCCGTCGGGACGTGGCGCAGCCTGGCTAGCGTACCTGAATGGGGTTCAGGGGGTCCCGGGTTCAAATCCCGGCGTCCCGACCATGAGAACGAATAATCTACGCGGTCTCTGTCCGCGAACTGTCCACCTTCTGCGGGCGCATCGAAGAACCGTTGATCCGCTGCTCCTGACGGCCGAATCTTCGCGCCCGAAGACGCTCTCCGAGGACCGTCCAACCTTTCGCCAGCCCGATCGCCAGGAGCGTATCCGTGATGGCATCGAAGACGTACAGGTGACGTTCGATCTCCACGTGGGAGTTCATGAGGGCGCAAACCCCGAAATCGACCACCCCGAGGGCGACGAGAAGGATGACGCTCTTTCCGCCGAGGACGGACCCGGGATCGCCGCGCCGCACGGAATGCAGGGCCAGGCCGAATGCGCCCCCGAAGATCAGGGCGAGCAGATAAGGTCCCGCCGCGGCGGCTTTCGCCCGGGCATGCGACCACGCCGAAAATCGATGCGACCTCGCCCTCGGCCGCTTCGCCGCCGACTCCGGAAGGTCACCGAAGGCCGGCGGCCGGATCACCATCGCCGCGCGGGCCGTGCGCGCGAGGATCGAGGCCGTTCGGCCCGGATGCGTGACGTAGAACCGGACGAGCGTGGAGTAATCGAGGCGAACGAGGGATCTCTCCTCTCGCGCCGCATCGATCGCCAGCGACCTCGCCGAGTCGTCGGCGAGGGCGGGGTCGAGGCCGATTTCGCGGAGATCGCGCCGGGGATCCGGAGAGTACCGGAGCACCTCGTCGAACACCGCCTGCCGAAGGGATTGCCGGACCATCTGGACGGAGATCGCCCGGGAATACACGAATCCGACGCTGAGGAGCGCCGCCGCGATCAGAACGCCCAGGGCCCGCGCCCTGCCGCCGGACGGAAGTCCGAACCAGAGCGCGCCGGCGGCGAGAACGGCGGCCTGAGGCGCCTCCTGCGGCTTCGACGTCATGAAAAAGACCGAAGACGCGAGATAGCCGGCGGCGAGCAGCGGGGTGAATCGCTTTCGCGCGAACGCCGCGGCCAGAACCGCGGCGATCCCGAAGAGCGACACGTAGGACGCCTCCTGGCCGTAGAGCGTGTTCATCGGCCCGACGTAACCGACGTCCGAAAAGAAGAAGCCGGCGGCGAGAAGGGCGACGATGCCCGCGCTCCCAAGCGAGCGCGCCAGGGCGATCCCGATGACCGCGAGGAAGAGGACGAAGAGAGTCGCATGCGCTCCCCCGATCCATCGGATGTCGAAATACCTCCCGCCGCCGAATGCGCGAGCGGGGACCATCATCAGCCGCACCAGCAGCGTCTCGGACGTGCGGTAGCCGTTCGGCCACCAGGCGCCCCTCCCGAACGCCAGTCGGGTCGTCGCGTAGTGAAAATGCTTCCCTCGCTCGCTCGTTCCCGCCGGGTATTCGAGACCGACGATCCCCATGATCTTCTCGAAATCGCCGTTGTTCGAAAGACCGGTGATCGGCGGGACCATCAACTGGAAGAACAGAGCTGCCGCGGTCGAGAGAACCACGGCGAGCGCGATCGCCCGACGCCGGAGAAAGGCCGAGAGAGAATCGGGAGTCGACTCCGTGTCCGATGTTCGGATCACCGTGGCGACAGAATATCGTGGACGCCCCTCCTCTCCGGAAAGGAGATGATTTCGTCCATTCGCGCGCTTCGCGCCGGAGGGCGCCGACTTATTTGAGGAGCTTCAGGATCTCCCGCAGCTCTTTCGCGATCTTCTTCGGATCGACGGAAGGGGCGGGAGGAGCGGCCGGAACGGGCGCCGGGCGCGGAACGGCGGTCGGCGTCGCCGCGGAAGCCGGAGCCGCCGCCTTCGCTTTCGCGCCGCCGTCGAAGGCGCCGGCCGAAATCTCGGCATCGATCTTCTTCTTCGCCCCGGCGATCGTGAAGCCCTCGTCGTAGAGGAGCTGCCGGATGCGGGAGATGATCGCGACTTCCCGGGCGGTGAAGAGGCGGTTCGGCCCCTTGTCCTTGTCGACCGAGAGGACCGGAAACTCGGTCAGCCAGTACTTGAGGACGTAGGGCGCGACGTCGGCCGTCTTGCAGACCTCGGCCGTTTTCCAGGCGTCTTTCCGGGGAGCGGGATCGGGCATGCGCTATTTTACCCCGCGTTTGCCGGGTTTCCGCGCGGCGCCGGTCCCGCGGCGCGCCGAACCGTCCCCCCGGCCCCGTTCGTCGCCGCGGCCCCGCTCGGGAGACGCTCCCCGGCGATGCGCCCCTTCCGCGCCGTGACGCCGCGCCGACTCGCCGCTCTGGCGTCTCGCCGACACCTTGAACTCGATCGGCGTCCCTTCGAAATCGGCGGCGCGGCGAAAGGCGTTCTCCAGCCGCCGGGCGTCGGAAAAATAGAGGTTCTCGGCGCGCGACGCCACCAGAGAGAAAGAGGGCGGCGACGTGCCGGTCTGCGAGGCGTAGAGGATCTTGAGCGGCCGGCCCGACTCCCCTTTCGACGTGCGGTTCTTCGTCTCCCGCGAGATCAGGTCGTTGACCTCCGACGTCGGCATCCGACGCTCGCGGTTCTCCGCGATGCGGGCGATCTCCTTCGGAAGCTTTCCGACGCCGCGGCCGGTCTTGGCGGAGATCAGGAGAATCGGAGCGAAACGGGCGAACGGAAACTTGTCGTGGACGTCGCGCCGGAATTCCTCCGCGATCTTCCCCGTTCCGGCGAGGTCCCACTTGTTGGCGACGAGGAGGATGCCCTTCCCTTTTTCGACCGCGTACGACGCGACGGTCGAGTCCTGCGACGTCGGCCCTTCGGCCGCGTCGAACACGACGAGCGCCACGTCGCACCGGTCGAGCCGCTTCCTCGCCGCGACGACCGAAAGAACCTCCGGGCCCTGCTCGGTCTTCCCTTTCCGCCGGATTCCCGCCGTGTCGACGACCCGGAAGGCGCGGCCTTCCACCTCGATCCGGGCGTCGAGCGCGTCGCGGGTCGTTCCCGCCACCTCCGACACGATCGCGCGCTCGAACCCGACGAGCGCGTTCAGGAGCGACGACTTCCCGACGTTCGGCCGTCCGATGATCGCGACCGCGATCTCGGGCGAGGGCTCGGGCTCGTCCGCCGCGCCGGCGCCGAGGCGGGCGGCGACCGAGTCCAGGAGCTCGTCGATTCCGAGGTTGTGTTCGGCCGAGACCCCGATCACGTCGCCGAAGCCGAGCGCGAACGCTTCCTGCTCCCCCTCCCGTCCCTCGCGGCGGTCGATCTTGTTCGCGAGGACGATGCAGGGCTTTCCGGCCTGGCGCACGACGCGCGCCGCCTCCCGGTCGCCGGGGAGAACCCCCGCCGTGGCGTCGACGACCAGGAACACGAGGTCGGCGCGACCGATCTCCTCGAGGGCGCGCCGACGGACCTCGGCCGGAATCGTCTCGCGATCGGAAGGGTCGAATCCCCCGGTGTCGACGACCGTGAATCGGCGGCCGTCGGAGAGCGTCGCCTCTTCCTCGATGACGTCGCGCGTCATCCCCGGCAGGTCGTGGACGAGGGACCGCCGCCTCCCGACGAGGCGGTTGAAGAGCGCGGATTTCCCGACGTTCGGCCGCCCGACGACGGCGACGCGGAAGCTCAACCCTTCTCCGGCGGACGCCGCGGGGGGTTCCCGCCGCGCCCGCGCGGGGGCTCGGCGTCGACGGCGCGGCCGCGAGGCGCCTCCGTGTCGGGCCGGAAATCGACGCGCCGCTGCACCTCGTCGATCGCGACGAGCTTGACGCGGATCGCGTCTCCCAGCCGGAAGATCTTTCCGCTCGAGCGCGCCCGGAGGCGGTGGCCCTTCTCCTCGTAGACGTAGAAGTCGTCCGTGAGCGTCGAGACGGAAACCAGCCCTTCGACGAGGTACTCCGAGAGCGTGACGAAGAGGCCGAAAGCCGCCACGCCCGAAACGTAGGCGTCGAACACCCTTCCGATCTTGTCGCGCAGGAAGACGATCTTCTTCCAGAGGAGCGACTCACGCTCCGCCGTCTCCGCGCGCCGCTCCCGTCCGGACGACTCTCGCCCGAGCTCTTCGTACGCGTTGTTCCTCGCCTCGAAGTCGTCGCCCGGAAACGGGCGGCGCTCGGCCAGGAGCCGCGAGAGGGCGCGGTGGACGATCAGGTCGGGATAGCGGCGGATCGGAGAGGTGAAGTGGCAGTAGTACGGAGCGGCGAGCGCGTAATGGCCGCGGCACTCCGCGGAGTAGACCGCCTTCCGCTGCGAGCGCAGGAGCAGATCGGTCAGGAACCGCTCCTCCGGCTTCCCTTCGATCTGCTTGAGGACCTTCTGGAACGCGGCGGGGGGCACTTCCTCGAGGTTCCCCTTCAGCTCGTAGCCGAATGTCTCGAGCGTCTCGCGGAGGTCGACGAGCCGGTCGGGATCGGGGCGGTCGTGGACGCGGTAGATCGCCGGCTCCTTCGCGAAGAACAGATGCTTCGCCACCGCCTCGTTCGCCGCGAGCATGAACTCCTCGATGATCGTGTGCGCGACGTTCCGCGACTCGGGCCGGATTCCGATCACGTACCCCTCGTCGTCGAGGGTCACCGCGGCCGACGGCAGGTCGAAGTCGATCGAGCCGCGCGCCTCGCGACGCTTGCGCAGGAGCGTCGCGAGCTCCCGCATGGTCCGGAAGCTCCGGACGAGGCCTCCGTAATGGCGCTCGTCCTCGGGTGTCGCGTGATCGAGGAGGCGGGCGACCTCCGTGTAGGTCATGCGCGCGGCGCTGCAGATCACGCCTTTGGTGAACACCATCTGCTTCACGCGTCCGGCCTTGTCGAAATCGATCCCGACCGACAGCGTGAATCGGTCCACCCGCGGGTTCAGGGAACACAGGCCGTTCGACAGCCGCTCCGGGAGCATCGGGACGACCCGGCCCGGAAAGTACACCGACGTGCCCCGCCATCGCGCTTCCGCGTCGAGACGCGTCCCCTCCTGGACGTAGTGGGACACGTCCGCGATGTGAACCCCCAGCCGGTAGCCGTCGGCGGTCTTGTCGACCTCGACGGCGTCGTCGAAGTCGCGCGCCGTCTCGCCGTCGATCGTCACGATCGTGTGGTGGCGGAAGTCGTGGCGGCCGGCCAGGTCCCCGGGGTCGATCGCCTCCGGGAACGCGTTCGCCTCCGCCTCCACCTCGCTGGGGAAGCG is drawn from Thermoanaerobaculia bacterium and contains these coding sequences:
- a CDS encoding alkylmercury lyase family protein; translated protein: MPLSPLEQRVRHGIYAAWIASGAPPTAEQQAAALAVSADDVREARRALAAAHALVIDADAEIRIAHPLSASPTGFEVSAAGRTFHGNCIWDSLAIPAMLAGDASIAASCGDCQEPMEVRIEDGDLVGAELASDARAMHVAVPAASWWDDVVYTCKTILLFRDDAHVSRWCGRWRVPRGAAIPLRQAWLLARAWYGNRMDPDWQPRPRSEAQKILESVGLTGSFWRF
- a CDS encoding response regulator, whose amino-acid sequence is MNAPEVAPAISFSFAIVERCAADPSGGGSPYDSDERLGDRVSPDGAGRYVLIVEDDRDCRESLGLLLRSSGCTVKSAQNGRQALDMLRDAPLPAVILLDNLMPLMTGEEFLEERKNDPRLAGIPVLMLSAWGASTTGKVLDVAEHVRKPYDPDRVVSLVHHFLEL
- a CDS encoding MerR family transcriptional regulator; translation: MPDPAPRKDAWKTAEVCKTADVAPYVLKYWLTEFPVLSVDKDKGPNRLFTAREVAIISRIRQLLYDEGFTIAGAKKKIDAEISAGAFDGGAKAKAAAPASAATPTAVPRPAPVPAAPPAPSVDPKKIAKELREILKLLK
- the rnr gene encoding ribonuclease R: MLPTESQVLEKLRLKGSRVLTFAQLAGALSVPEEEEESFRARLDSLERQGKVARVRGEKYSAIEHTGFVAGKISIRAEGYGFVLSPELHGEDLYIPRRGLGGALDGDLVLAREEERKPAKRRGPRRLEDRVSGTVLKILERARDRIVGQYDAGEGRSVVRPYNPRMATEVRIPRDAVGDAVDSEIVVAKFTSYPDDRRIARGEIVERLGFLGEPGVDIEIVIRSHDLPSRFPSEVEAEANAFPEAIDPGDLAGRHDFRHHTIVTIDGETARDFDDAVEVDKTADGYRLGVHIADVSHYVQEGTRLDAEARWRGTSVYFPGRVVPMLPERLSNGLCSLNPRVDRFTLSVGIDFDKAGRVKQMVFTKGVICSAARMTYTEVARLLDHATPEDERHYGGLVRSFRTMRELATLLRKRREARGSIDFDLPSAAVTLDDEGYVIGIRPESRNVAHTIIEEFMLAANEAVAKHLFFAKEPAIYRVHDRPDPDRLVDLRETLETFGYELKGNLEEVPPAAFQKVLKQIEGKPEERFLTDLLLRSQRKAVYSAECRGHYALAAPYYCHFTSPIRRYPDLIVHRALSRLLAERRPFPGDDFEARNNAYEELGRESSGRERRAETAERESLLWKKIVFLRDKIGRVFDAYVSGVAAFGLFVTLSEYLVEGLVSVSTLTDDFYVYEEKGHRLRARSSGKIFRLGDAIRVKLVAIDEVQRRVDFRPDTEAPRGRAVDAEPPRGRGGNPPRRPPEKG
- the der gene encoding ribosome biogenesis GTPase Der, which encodes MSFRVAVVGRPNVGKSALFNRLVGRRRSLVHDLPGMTRDVIEEEATLSDGRRFTVVDTGGFDPSDRETIPAEVRRRALEEIGRADLVFLVVDATAGVLPGDREAARVVRQAGKPCIVLANKIDRREGREGEQEAFALGFGDVIGVSAEHNLGIDELLDSVAARLGAGAADEPEPSPEIAVAIIGRPNVGKSSLLNALVGFERAIVSEVAGTTRDALDARIEVEGRAFRVVDTAGIRRKGKTEQGPEVLSVVAARKRLDRCDVALVVFDAAEGPTSQDSTVASYAVEKGKGILLVANKWDLAGTGKIAEEFRRDVHDKFPFARFAPILLISAKTGRGVGKLPKEIARIAENRERRMPTSEVNDLISRETKNRTSKGESGRPLKILYASQTGTSPPSFSLVASRAENLYFSDARRLENAFRRAADFEGTPIEFKVSARRQSGESARRHGAEGAHRRGASPERGRGDERGRGDGSARRGTGAARKPGKRGVK
- a CDS encoding 6-carboxytetrahydropterin synthase → MKVQLTSTHHFAAAHRLHNERRDPEWNRRVFDKCNHDHGHGHTYGLEVTVEGDIDPETGYVMDFKELKRIVDERVVRNLERRHLNFDVDFLRGINPTAENIAVAIWTRLSGALPGTELKRITLHETGKNSVVYEG